The Pseudomonas viciae genomic interval AAATTCGTCAGCGCCTGCATTTTCGGCGGCGTGGGCATGAACCCTCAGGTCCAGGCCATGTCCCGTGGCGTCGACGTGCTCGTGGCCTGCCCCGGCCGCCTGCTGGATCTGGCCGGCCAAGGCAGTGTCGATCTGTCCCACGTGGAAATCCTCGTGCTGGACGAAGCCGACCGCATGCTCGACATGGGCTTCGTCCATGACGTGAAGAAAGTCCTCGCCCGCCTGCCCGCCAAACGCCAGAACCTGCTGTTTTCGGCGACGTTCTCCAAGGACATCACCGACCTGGCCGGCAAGCTGCTGCACAACCCGGAACGCATCGAAGTCACGCCGCCGAACACCACGGTCGAGCGCATCGAACAACGCGTATTCCGCCTGGCGGCCAGCCACAAGCGTGCCTTGCTCGCGCACCTGATCACCGCTGGCGCCTGGGAACAGGTCCTGGTGTTCACCCGTACCAAGCACGGCGCCAACCGCCTGGCCGAATACCTGGACAAGCATGGCCTGCCGGCCGTGGCGATCCACGGTAACAAGAGCCAGAATGCCCGCACCAAGGCCCTGGCCGATTTCAAGGCCGGCGAAGTGCGCATCCTGGTCGCCACCGACATCGCGGCCCGTGGCCTGGATATCGACCAGTTGCCCCACGTGGTCAACTTCGAGCTGCCGAACGTCGATGAAGACTACGTGCACCGTATCGGCCGTACCGGCCGGGCCGGTCGTTCGGGCGAAGCGATCTCGCTGGTCGCGCCGGACGAAGAAAAGCTGCTCAAGAGCATTGAGCGCATGACCAAGCAGAAAATTGCCGATGGCGACCTGATGGGCTTCGATGCCAGCACCATCGAGGCCGAGAAGCCTGAAGTGCGCGAACGTCCGGACGTGCGCAACCCGCGCAATGCCCGTGGCCCACGCGGCGACGGTCCGAATGGCGGCGGCGGTGGCGGCGGTCGTAAAGACAAAGGCAAGGACAAGGGCAAGGAAAAACCGGCCAGCAACAGCCGCGGTGAACGCCCGGCCCGCGAGCAGAAGCCTCGCGAAGGTACGCCAGCCCGTGAACAGCAGCGCCCGGCTCCCCGCGCCGCAGCTGATCGTGCCCCGGACGAGTTCCTGGACGACGATGTAGATAATTTCGGTAACCGCGTCGACTACGTGCCGCAGCAGAAACCGGCCCAAGGTCGCGGCCGTCGTCCAGGCGCCCCGGCACAGGGCGCGGGTGCAGCCGCTCCGCGTACTGGCCAGCCACAGGGTCGCCAGAACGGTCCACGCAACAGCAACGGCTCGTCCACCGGCACCCCACCGGCCAAGCGCAGCGGCCCACGCAACGGTGCTCCCCGTGACGGTCAGGCCCGTCGCGAAGACACCCGCCCGCGCCGCCCGGCCCGTGACGACCAACCTCGTCAGGAACCGGCCGTGCAGGCCCCCCGTGGCAACCAGCCGAAGATCATGCACAAGGAATCGAAAGCCGATCGCTTCCCGACGCCTGAGCAACTGGATCAACTGCCAAGCCGCCCACGGGGCGAGAAGCCGGCATTGCTGACCCGCAATCGCTGAGTTTTTCCAAGCTGTAAAAAAATGCCCCTGATCTCGCGATCCGGGGCATTTTTTTGAACGCCACAAATCTGCATGTGGGAGCGGGCTTGCTCGCGAAGAAGGTGTATCAGCCAGCATCGAATCGACTGACCCACCGCCTTCGCGAGCAAGCCCGCTCCCACAAGAGTTCTGTGTTGGCTGTTCGAGCTGAGACATGGCAATAAAAAACGCCCCTGATCGCGAGATCAGAGGCGTTTTTTTATCAGGCGCGAAGCTTACTTCGCTTTGACACCTTCAAACGTGACGTACAGCTCGACCGCGTCAGACGCTGGGCCCAGGTCTTTCTGCTTGCCGAAGTCGGAACGCTTGATGCTGGTGGTGCCTTCGAAGCCAGCACGGTAGCCGCCCCATGGGTCCTTGCCTTCACCCAGGAACGTGGCCTTGACCACCACTGGCTTGGTCACGCCCAGCAGGGTCAGGTCACCGGTCACGTCCGCAGTTTCTTTGCCATCGGCGTTTTTACCGGTGGATTTGACGCTGGTGGAAACGAAGGTGGCCTTGCCGAACTTGCTCACGTTCAGGAAGTCGCCGCTGGCAATGTGCTTGTCACGTTCAGCGTGATTGGTGAATACGCTGGCGGTATTGACGTTGAACTCGATCTTGCTGGCTTCAGGCTTGGCGGCATCGAAGCTGAACTTGCCGTCGATATCCTTGAAGGTACCGGTGATGTAGCTATAGCCCAGGTGGCTGATCTTGAAGTCGACGAAGGCGTGCTGGCCTTCTTTGTCGACCACGTAGTCGGCAGCCATGGCCTGGCCGGCCGACAGCAGTGCAGAACCGATTGCCAGGGCGGCGAGCGTCTTTTTCAACATGCTTTCTATTCCTTTGGAGTCGAGGTTGAACATCAGGCTTGGCGCCCCAGCATGCGCTTGAGGGTCGCGTCACGATCGATAAAGTGGTGTTTCAATGCTGCCAACGCGTGAAGGCCGGAAAAAATGACCAGCGCCCACGCCAGGTACAGGTGAATCTGGCCAGCGACGTCTGCCTGATCGGGCAGTCCGGACACCAGCGCGGGTACTTCGAACAAACCAAACACCGGGATCCCGACACCGTCTGCGGTGGAAATCAGGTAACCGGCAATCATCACGGCGAACAACCCGAGATACAGGGCACGATGACCGAGCTTGGCGCCTGCACGGGTGAGGCGTCCGTAGGTTGGCAGGGTCGGCGGTGGCGGGCTGACAAAACGCCAGATCACCCGCAGCAACATGACCGCCAGCAGCACCAGGCCAATGCTCTTGTGCAGGTCCGGTGCGTCTTTACGCCAGGTGCTGTAGTAATCCAGGCCGACCATCCACAGGCCCAGCGCGAACAGTCCATACACCGCCAATGCAACGCCCCAGTGCAGAGCGATACTGACCCAGCCATAGCGAGAAGAAGAGTTGCGTAGCTGCATTGCTCATATCCTGTAAAAACTGCGACCAAGACTAGCGAGTTATCTATCGATTTAAAGCGGAAATTTTCGCTTTGAAATATCGAGAAATACGATCATCAGTCTGGAGGGGGTGGGTTAAGGAAAGATTAAATCGAATACGCTACGTAATGGCGGGGGTGGGCACCGATCGCGTGCTTGAGTAGGGCCTCATCGCGAGCGGGCTGCTTACGACGGTTTTATGTCATGAAATATCTGCGCTGGGCCCTATCCGTCTCTAATACTCAGGAAATCCTGATAGTTTGAAGTGCTAATTTACCGAGCACTCGGGCTTAAAGGGGTCGATCGTGCACTTGTACGCTAGCTGCGGATCTCTCTTTGGGATCATCGGAATTGTTAAAGGGTCCCTGCATTCGCCAGATACACACCCTGACAGTGCTACCAATATGATCATCGCTATTAGAGTTTTCATAAACGCTCCAGTTTTTTGAGGAGCCTAGGGCCTATGACCGGGTGCGCTCTATCACTTCCATCCTGTTAGCTGGTGGGAAGTTTCCGATATATCGCCGAAGCGTGTAGGACGATAGCGCTCGTTGCGCAACGCCGGGCTCTGGGCCGCAGCGTCAGTGCACGCCTAATGCTGGATAAAAAAAAGCGCGACCCGTGGGTCGCGCTTTTTTTGCGCCTGAACGTTACTGAACCTGGGTCTCAGGGGGCGTCGCCGGTTTGGCCACTGGCTTCTTCGCCGGCTCAGCCTTTTTTACCGGCGCCTTGGCCGGGGCTTTTTTGGCCGGGGTCTTGGCTGCCGGTTTCTTCGCTGGTGCTTTCTTGGCAGGCTGGGCTTTTACTGGGGCCACGGGCTTCGGCGCTTCTACCGGTGCAGGTGCCGGGGTTGGCGCTGGAGCAGGCGTCGGTGCTGGCGGCGCTACCGGCTC includes:
- a CDS encoding DEAD/DEAH box helicase, with the translated sequence MSFASLGLSEALVRAIEAAGYTEPTPVQQRAIPAVLQGRDLMVAAQTGTGKTGGFALPILERLFPNGHPDKSQRHGPRQPRVLVLTPTRELAAQVHESFKVYARDLKFVSACIFGGVGMNPQVQAMSRGVDVLVACPGRLLDLAGQGSVDLSHVEILVLDEADRMLDMGFVHDVKKVLARLPAKRQNLLFSATFSKDITDLAGKLLHNPERIEVTPPNTTVERIEQRVFRLAASHKRALLAHLITAGAWEQVLVFTRTKHGANRLAEYLDKHGLPAVAIHGNKSQNARTKALADFKAGEVRILVATDIAARGLDIDQLPHVVNFELPNVDEDYVHRIGRTGRAGRSGEAISLVAPDEEKLLKSIERMTKQKIADGDLMGFDASTIEAEKPEVRERPDVRNPRNARGPRGDGPNGGGGGGGRKDKGKDKGKEKPASNSRGERPAREQKPREGTPAREQQRPAPRAAADRAPDEFLDDDVDNFGNRVDYVPQQKPAQGRGRRPGAPAQGAGAAAPRTGQPQGRQNGPRNSNGSSTGTPPAKRSGPRNGAPRDGQARREDTRPRRPARDDQPRQEPAVQAPRGNQPKIMHKESKADRFPTPEQLDQLPSRPRGEKPALLTRNR
- a CDS encoding YceI family protein, whose translation is MLKKTLAALAIGSALLSAGQAMAADYVVDKEGQHAFVDFKISHLGYSYITGTFKDIDGKFSFDAAKPEASKIEFNVNTASVFTNHAERDKHIASGDFLNVSKFGKATFVSTSVKSTGKNADGKETADVTGDLTLLGVTKPVVVKATFLGEGKDPWGGYRAGFEGTTSIKRSDFGKQKDLGPASDAVELYVTFEGVKAK
- a CDS encoding cytochrome b; this translates as MQLRNSSSRYGWVSIALHWGVALAVYGLFALGLWMVGLDYYSTWRKDAPDLHKSIGLVLLAVMLLRVIWRFVSPPPPTLPTYGRLTRAGAKLGHRALYLGLFAVMIAGYLISTADGVGIPVFGLFEVPALVSGLPDQADVAGQIHLYLAWALVIFSGLHALAALKHHFIDRDATLKRMLGRQA